A single region of the Bacillus cereus genome encodes:
- a CDS encoding alpha/beta fold hydrolase, with protein MIIKANLIETGKYMHIRGKKIYVETHGNPKNNPVLYLHGGPGESCYDFSYHQAERLKDFLFVIMIDQRGVCRSEEITEDEAFGLKDLIEDCEELRKVLQIEKWSIIGHSFGGYLALLYARAYPNSIEKIIFEGPTFDFALTSRALLQKTGSLLKKYGKEEAAEECLAYSSSNASSEELLEAYIRLSNELEEKRMEIYNYKEDETDDSLYSDEEWGVFSNRSKIHFDRLKSEGACHTSLLSKIKDVQNPMLLIVGKYDVVTCEKQIEVFNRDARNGKYIVFEESGHTPHYEEADRFAETVIHFLN; from the coding sequence ATGATTATAAAGGCGAATTTGATAGAAACTGGGAAATACATGCATATTAGAGGGAAGAAGATATACGTTGAAACGCATGGAAATCCTAAAAATAATCCAGTCTTATACTTACATGGTGGACCAGGAGAAAGTTGCTATGATTTTTCATATCATCAAGCGGAACGTTTAAAAGATTTTTTATTTGTAATTATGATAGATCAAAGAGGCGTTTGTCGCTCAGAAGAAATTACTGAGGACGAGGCTTTTGGATTAAAAGATTTGATTGAAGACTGTGAAGAACTAAGAAAAGTATTACAAATTGAGAAATGGTCTATAATTGGACATTCTTTCGGTGGATATTTAGCATTGTTATATGCAAGGGCGTATCCAAATTCAATAGAGAAAATAATATTTGAAGGGCCGACTTTTGATTTTGCATTAACAAGTAGGGCTTTATTACAAAAGACAGGGAGTTTATTAAAGAAGTACGGAAAAGAAGAAGCGGCAGAAGAGTGCCTAGCTTATTCATCTAGTAATGCTAGTTCAGAAGAATTGCTAGAAGCTTATATAAGATTAAGTAATGAATTAGAAGAAAAAAGAATGGAGATTTACAATTATAAGGAAGATGAGACAGACGATAGTTTATATAGTGACGAAGAGTGGGGAGTATTTTCGAATCGTTCCAAAATCCATTTCGATAGATTAAAATCAGAGGGAGCATGTCATACGTCATTATTATCTAAAATAAAAGATGTACAGAATCCAATGTTATTAATAGTAGGAAAATATGATGTAGTAACGTGTGAAAAGCAAATTGAAGTATTTAATCGAGATGCTCGAAATGGTAAGTATATCGTGTTTGAAGAGAGTGGTCATACGCCACATTATGAAGAAGCAGATCGCTTCGCTGAAACAGTTATTCA